One window from the genome of Mucilaginibacter ginsenosidivorans encodes:
- a CDS encoding mechanosensitive ion channel family protein: MNVEKAYDLIQQTLNNWMQHFIKMLPNILLSAVVLVVGLYVCQWIKRLTRKLTRKISHNAALGNLLVSIIYLSSIGILIFTVLSILQLDKAVTSILAGAGIAGLALAFAFQDIAANFISGIFISFRRPLFVGDIVKIKNYMGRVEEINLRDTVIRTFQGQMVIIPNKDVFQNPIENYTLLGKRRIDLTIGVSYGEDLERVRDITLDAVKDIDGLSEDDEVTMFYQEFGDSSINFIIRLWVNTPEQLVYWTVCSETIIRIKKAYDEHNIMIPFPIRTLDFGIKGGVSLDEVQIKT; this comes from the coding sequence ATGAACGTTGAGAAAGCTTATGATCTGATTCAGCAAACGCTGAACAACTGGATGCAGCATTTTATAAAAATGCTGCCGAATATTTTACTATCCGCTGTTGTGCTGGTCGTCGGCCTGTATGTTTGCCAATGGATCAAAAGACTTACCCGTAAGCTTACCCGTAAAATATCTCATAACGCTGCTCTTGGCAACCTGTTGGTTTCTATAATTTACCTGTCATCTATAGGTATTCTTATTTTTACCGTGCTGAGTATCCTGCAACTGGATAAAGCGGTTACCTCGATATTAGCCGGAGCTGGTATTGCCGGACTGGCCCTTGCGTTCGCTTTCCAGGATATTGCTGCCAATTTTATCTCGGGCATATTTATTTCATTCAGGCGCCCTTTATTTGTCGGTGACATCGTCAAGATAAAAAATTACATGGGAAGGGTGGAGGAGATCAACCTACGCGATACGGTAATCCGTACGTTCCAGGGCCAGATGGTGATCATTCCCAATAAGGACGTTTTTCAAAATCCGATAGAAAACTATACCCTATTGGGCAAGCGCCGTATCGACCTTACTATAGGGGTCTCTTACGGCGAGGACCTCGAAAGGGTCAGGGATATAACGCTTGATGCTGTAAAGGATATCGATGGCTTATCGGAAGACGATGAAGTAACTATGTTTTACCAGGAATTCGGCGATAGTTCCATCAATTTTATCATCAGGCTTTGGGTGAACACGCCTGAACAGCTTGTTTACTGGACTGTTTGCAGCGAGACTATCATCAGGATAAAAAAGGCCTATGACGAACATAATATCATGATACCGTTCCCTATCCGTACGCTTGATTTTGGTATAAAAGGAGGTGTTTCGCTTGACGAGGTGCAGATCAAAACTTAA
- a CDS encoding glycoside hydrolase family 18 protein translates to MISVSRLRGLLLFFVLSALSASVCAQSTKNKKHVIIGYVGGYHGLYDTAMVDAKKLTHINYAFVVIKNNRAYLEHEKTDTVNFRNLLKLKKVNPDIKLLISIGGWGGSRNFSDAVLTDTAREGFAASAVAIVKKYNLDGVDIDWEYPNDIGAGNIYRPEDKHNYTLMFQKLRLDLDTLEQQTGSNKLLTAAVGGFTRFLTLTEMGDASKYLDYVSLMTYDFAQDSLHIVLHHTNLYSSKGYKTLCSADIAVHDFLAAGVPADKLVVGVAFYGHTLAAADSQKMILGARTAAIRVRGGGGGYTFIKDSLINQKGYKYYRDKDAYAPYLYNAGLRQFITFDDEWSVRNKCKYVKKNGLAGVMFWEYASDKKEYLLKEIDKDLTF, encoded by the coding sequence ATGATATCTGTATCCCGCCTGCGAGGCCTCCTGTTATTTTTCGTTTTGTCAGCCCTGTCAGCATCTGTATGCGCCCAGTCGACAAAAAACAAAAAGCATGTTATTATAGGCTACGTCGGTGGTTACCATGGCCTGTATGATACCGCCATGGTAGATGCAAAAAAACTTACGCATATCAATTATGCGTTCGTGGTCATCAAAAACAACCGCGCTTACCTGGAGCATGAAAAAACAGACACCGTAAACTTCCGGAACCTGTTAAAACTGAAAAAAGTAAACCCGGATATCAAACTACTTATCTCGATAGGTGGCTGGGGCGGCAGCAGGAATTTCTCTGACGCGGTACTTACCGATACCGCCCGCGAAGGCTTTGCCGCAAGCGCGGTGGCCATAGTAAAGAAATACAACCTCGACGGCGTTGATATTGATTGGGAATATCCAAATGACATTGGCGCGGGAAACATTTACAGGCCGGAGGATAAGCATAATTATACCCTGATGTTCCAGAAACTGCGCCTCGACCTGGATACACTTGAACAACAAACCGGGAGCAATAAATTGCTTACGGCCGCTGTAGGCGGTTTTACGCGCTTCCTTACGCTGACGGAAATGGGCGATGCCTCTAAATACCTAGATTACGTGAGCCTGATGACCTATGATTTTGCGCAGGACAGTTTACACATCGTGCTGCACCATACTAATCTTTATTCATCAAAAGGTTATAAAACGCTCTGTTCGGCTGATATTGCTGTACATGATTTTTTGGCTGCGGGTGTGCCGGCAGATAAACTGGTGGTGGGTGTTGCCTTTTACGGCCACACGCTGGCCGCGGCCGATTCGCAAAAAATGATACTTGGCGCAAGGACGGCGGCCATACGTGTGCGGGGCGGTGGTGGCGGATATACCTTTATCAAAGATAGCCTCATCAACCAGAAGGGCTACAAATATTACCGCGATAAAGACGCTTACGCGCCTTACCTGTACAACGCCGGCCTGCGGCAATTTATCACTTTCGATGACGAATGGTCGGTAAGGAACAAGTGCAAATACGTAAAAAAGAATGGCCTGGCCGGGGTAATGTTCTGGGAATATGCTTCAGACAAAAAGGAATACCTGCTAAAAGAAATAGACAAGGACCTTACTTTCTGA
- a CDS encoding DUF885 domain-containing protein has translation MKKVLLCCFILTLALVAPAQNQKFGAFTKKFVSGYRDLHIPDLELSYVSGLQHIGSAEAVQKQLDFFKSVKMQLAAFDPKTLSRSQKTDYELIEYETGLNLERLTLETEWVKDPPGKISTGGIITVPNGKAWYVYLLKRWVSMDVTPDQIYQFGLGEVERVKGHIEAVRKQTGLSEDAFYKHLDDAEFFTSDPQEVQRSFEHTRSVVYSNLHKLFSDTVVPLLKIEKGAAQQLAQTPGYYGNNTFYYNLFDKPYNKRQYDWLFIHEGVPGHHYQSNIASSAKVSDVQQLFFYIGFAEGWGAYAEELGKDLGVYQTPYDELGKWQWDIVRSVRVPMDVGLNYYGWTDQQALDFWKKNIRGQDDIAMREIARIRRWPAQVVTYKYGALQLLQWKEELRKKQGAKFNIKDFHDRVLNHGSLPLFMVKENVFRK, from the coding sequence ATGAAGAAAGTTCTCCTCTGTTGTTTTATCCTCACGCTTGCCCTGGTGGCGCCTGCCCAAAATCAGAAGTTCGGGGCCTTCACAAAAAAATTTGTAAGCGGCTACAGGGATCTCCATATACCCGACCTTGAACTAAGTTACGTTAGCGGGCTGCAGCATATCGGTTCGGCAGAGGCGGTGCAAAAGCAACTGGATTTTTTCAAGTCAGTAAAAATGCAATTGGCAGCGTTTGATCCTAAAACATTGTCCCGATCGCAAAAAACCGATTACGAACTTATCGAATACGAGACCGGGTTGAACCTGGAAAGACTGACGCTGGAAACGGAATGGGTTAAAGATCCACCCGGAAAAATTTCAACAGGCGGCATCATCACGGTACCGAACGGAAAGGCCTGGTACGTTTATTTGTTAAAGCGTTGGGTGAGTATGGATGTTACTCCAGATCAGATATACCAGTTCGGCCTGGGCGAAGTGGAAAGAGTAAAGGGACATATCGAGGCGGTGCGCAAACAAACAGGGTTAAGCGAGGATGCTTTTTACAAGCACCTGGATGACGCTGAATTTTTTACATCCGATCCGCAGGAAGTGCAGCGCTCGTTCGAACACACTAGGAGCGTGGTTTACAGTAACCTCCATAAGCTGTTCAGCGATACCGTTGTGCCTCTATTGAAAATAGAAAAAGGAGCGGCGCAGCAGCTGGCACAAACACCCGGCTATTACGGCAATAATACCTTTTACTATAACCTGTTCGATAAGCCGTATAATAAGCGCCAGTACGACTGGCTTTTTATCCACGAAGGCGTGCCGGGCCATCATTACCAGTCCAATATCGCATCGTCGGCTAAAGTATCGGATGTGCAGCAGTTATTCTTTTATATCGGTTTTGCCGAGGGCTGGGGCGCTTATGCAGAGGAATTGGGAAAGGACCTTGGCGTATACCAAACGCCTTATGATGAATTAGGCAAATGGCAATGGGATATTGTACGCTCGGTGCGCGTACCAATGGATGTGGGGTTGAATTATTACGGCTGGACCGACCAGCAGGCGCTTGATTTCTGGAAGAAGAATATCCGGGGGCAGGATGACATCGCTATGCGCGAAATAGCCCGTATACGCCGCTGGCCCGCACAGGTGGTTACCTATAAATATGGCGCGCTGCAGCTGTTGCAATGGAAGGAAGAGCTACGGAAAAAACAAGGTGCGAAGTTCAATATAAAGGACTTCCACGACCGGGTGCTGAACCATGGCTCGCTGCCCTTGTTTATGGTGAAGGAGAATGTATTCAGAAAGTAA
- a CDS encoding bifunctional alpha,alpha-trehalose-phosphate synthase (UDP-forming)/trehalose-phosphatase — MMKKRLFIISNRLPLTIETTDNNVTMRQSSGGLISAITTYLKGSGKEFFSEKIWAGVPGCTEKIWDIANNEHSPADYNYLPVFMKSKMYELYYNGFSNSLLWPLFHYFPSFAEYHSSYFDAYMEANRSFADILSKQVRNEDFVWIHDYHLLPLAGMLREKFPKLTIGFFLHIPFPSYEIFRVIPKQWQREILTGMLGADLIGFHTVDYSSHFLSCVEMALKTGHDGQHISWENRQIKVDAFPISIDFDLFNNAYDNTKVEAIRKTYLKLKKDKKLLFSVDRLDYTKGLYNRLKGFKKFLLANPEYHGKVVFALVVVPSRDSIRKYAERKKIIDEFIGNLNSTLGTINWQPIIYQYNHLDFEQLIALYTTCDVALITPLRDGMNLVSKEFVASRKDKQGVLILSEMAGAARELTEALLINPNDTDEIAEMIKQGFEMEKKEQEERITAMQERISRYDVNAWAGDFLSQLKEVKDVQLGFEIKFLDNFSKARLLENYSAAQKRLILLDYDGTLVPFSKDPLSATPGNKVLELLDLLSREEQNTVYIVSGRDSVTLEKWLGHLPVGLIAEHGAKIRHPNGSWENETAGNESDWMGRIEKQMDKFVSKCPHSFIEKKDFSIAWHYRNADLTEGMIRAKELYEELFNGTTHLPLNVLNGNKVIEVRNKGVNKGAAIEKLTMSSYDFVLCIGDDKTDEDMFVKLARMTEAYTIKVGNEASFAKYNLHSPYLVHSLLESMSIIPKKDSWAAGEIKSAL, encoded by the coding sequence ATGATGAAAAAAAGACTATTTATTATTTCCAACCGGCTTCCCCTGACGATCGAGACCACAGACAATAACGTTACCATGCGGCAATCTTCCGGCGGACTGATCTCTGCGATAACTACTTATCTGAAAGGCAGCGGTAAAGAGTTTTTTTCGGAAAAGATATGGGCGGGCGTACCCGGCTGCACTGAAAAGATCTGGGATATTGCCAACAACGAACATTCGCCGGCAGATTATAATTACCTGCCGGTTTTTATGAAGAGCAAAATGTACGAGCTTTATTATAACGGATTTTCCAACTCGTTGCTTTGGCCGCTTTTCCACTACTTTCCCTCGTTTGCCGAATACCATTCGTCGTACTTTGATGCCTATATGGAAGCGAACAGGTCATTCGCAGATATCCTGTCCAAACAGGTACGCAACGAAGACTTTGTATGGATACATGATTACCACCTGCTGCCGCTGGCCGGCATGCTTCGTGAAAAATTCCCTAAGCTCACCATTGGCTTCTTTCTGCATATTCCTTTTCCATCGTATGAAATATTCAGGGTTATCCCAAAACAGTGGCAACGCGAGATATTAACAGGGATGCTGGGCGCCGACCTGATCGGCTTCCATACGGTCGATTATTCTTCTCATTTTCTATCGTGTGTTGAAATGGCCCTCAAAACCGGGCACGACGGCCAGCACATATCGTGGGAGAACAGGCAAATAAAGGTCGACGCTTTCCCGATAAGCATCGATTTCGACCTGTTCAATAATGCTTATGACAATACCAAGGTAGAAGCTATCCGCAAGACTTACCTTAAACTAAAGAAAGACAAAAAACTCCTGTTTTCGGTAGACAGGCTCGATTATACCAAAGGGCTTTACAACCGTTTGAAAGGTTTTAAAAAATTCCTGTTGGCTAACCCTGAATATCATGGTAAAGTGGTTTTTGCACTGGTTGTTGTACCCTCGCGCGATTCGATCAGGAAATACGCTGAAAGAAAAAAAATAATAGACGAATTCATTGGGAACCTAAACAGCACACTGGGCACCATAAATTGGCAGCCTATTATTTACCAGTACAATCACCTCGATTTTGAGCAGTTGATAGCCTTGTATACCACCTGCGACGTAGCGCTGATAACGCCGCTGCGCGATGGCATGAACCTTGTATCAAAAGAGTTTGTTGCGAGCAGGAAAGATAAGCAAGGGGTTTTGATATTGAGCGAGATGGCCGGCGCGGCAAGGGAATTGACCGAGGCATTACTGATAAATCCAAATGATACGGACGAAATAGCCGAAATGATAAAACAAGGATTTGAGATGGAAAAAAAAGAACAGGAAGAGCGAATAACAGCCATGCAGGAACGCATAAGCCGGTACGACGTTAATGCGTGGGCCGGAGATTTTTTGAGCCAGTTAAAGGAAGTGAAAGACGTTCAATTAGGATTCGAGATCAAATTCCTGGATAATTTTTCGAAAGCGCGGTTGCTCGAAAATTATTCGGCGGCGCAAAAACGATTGATATTACTGGATTACGACGGTACCCTTGTCCCTTTTTCAAAAGATCCGTTATCGGCTACGCCGGGCAACAAAGTGCTCGAGCTTTTGGACCTGCTTTCGCGCGAAGAGCAAAACACGGTTTACATTGTAAGCGGCAGGGACAGTGTGACCCTTGAAAAATGGCTCGGTCATTTGCCGGTGGGCCTTATTGCCGAACACGGGGCTAAGATCCGTCATCCAAATGGATCGTGGGAAAACGAAACAGCCGGCAATGAGAGTGATTGGATGGGACGGATAGAAAAGCAAATGGACAAATTTGTGTCCAAATGCCCGCATTCGTTCATCGAGAAAAAAGATTTTTCGATAGCCTGGCATTATCGCAACGCCGACCTGACGGAGGGCATGATACGGGCAAAAGAATTGTATGAAGAATTATTTAACGGCACCACACACCTGCCCCTCAACGTACTGAACGGCAATAAGGTAATAGAAGTACGGAACAAAGGCGTAAATAAGGGTGCGGCTATTGAAAAGCTCACCATGTCGTCATACGATTTTGTATTATGCATAGGCGACGACAAAACGGACGAGGATATGTTTGTGAAACTTGCCCGGATGACAGAGGCGTATACCATTAAAGTAGGCAACGAGGCCTCGTTTGCCAAGTACAACCTGCATTCGCCATACCTGGTGCACTCGTTGCTCGAATCTATGTCTATCATACCCAAAAAAGACTCGTGGGCGGCCGGCGAGATCAAATCGGCTCTCTGA
- a CDS encoding redoxin family protein, producing the protein MKKSVSLIACLLMVLVISASFTFDEHKTLAIGSAAPDFNLKGIDGKMYSLASFKDAKVLVVVFMCNHCPTSQAYEPRMIKLTRDYAPKGVRVVAINPNNPASLRLDELGYSDVGDSYPEMKIRAKSAGFNFPYLYDGATETASRKYGPIATPHIFIFDRDRKLRYQGRIDDMEDPAKTPSSYDARNAIDAILAGKEVPVTTTKVFGCSVKWIEKKDWIKKAEIQWAKEPVSLQDIDAAGVSDLMKNKTDKLLMINLWATWCVPCVEEFPDLVTANRMYRDRDFKMITISSDALKDRDKALAFLEKKQSSSLNYIYTGDSKYKLIESIDPKWQGALPYTILVEPGGKIVYAKEGKVNADSLKQAIINNPLIGRIYKVFKEQ; encoded by the coding sequence ATGAAAAAAAGCGTTTCACTAATAGCCTGCCTGTTAATGGTATTGGTCATTTCGGCAAGCTTTACTTTTGATGAGCATAAGACCCTTGCCATTGGTTCGGCCGCTCCCGATTTTAACCTGAAAGGCATTGATGGTAAAATGTACTCGCTCGCTTCCTTTAAAGACGCTAAAGTGCTTGTGGTAGTATTTATGTGTAACCACTGCCCTACTTCGCAGGCTTATGAACCGAGAATGATCAAATTAACGCGCGACTACGCTCCGAAAGGCGTTCGCGTTGTTGCAATAAATCCCAATAACCCTGCCTCGCTGAGGCTGGATGAACTTGGCTATAGCGACGTGGGCGACTCGTACCCCGAAATGAAGATTCGCGCCAAAAGTGCCGGGTTCAATTTTCCTTATTTGTACGACGGGGCAACGGAAACTGCTTCAAGAAAATATGGCCCGATAGCGACCCCGCATATCTTCATCTTCGACCGGGACCGCAAGCTGCGCTACCAGGGGCGGATAGACGATATGGAGGACCCTGCAAAAACGCCGTCAAGTTACGATGCCCGCAACGCCATAGACGCGATATTGGCCGGTAAAGAAGTGCCGGTAACAACAACCAAAGTGTTTGGCTGCTCGGTAAAATGGATCGAGAAAAAGGACTGGATAAAAAAGGCCGAGATACAATGGGCAAAAGAGCCCGTGAGCCTGCAGGATATTGACGCTGCCGGGGTATCGGACCTGATGAAAAACAAGACTGATAAACTTTTGATGATCAACCTGTGGGCCACCTGGTGCGTACCTTGTGTAGAGGAATTCCCTGACCTGGTTACTGCCAATCGCATGTACCGCGACCGCGATTTCAAAATGATAACCATTAGTTCAGATGCACTAAAGGACCGCGACAAGGCCCTTGCTTTTCTTGAAAAAAAGCAATCATCAAGCCTGAACTATATTTATACCGGCGACAGCAAATACAAACTGATAGAAAGTATCGACCCCAAATGGCAGGGGGCCCTACCTTATACCATCCTTGTGGAACCGGGTGGCAAAATAGTTTATGCGAAGGAAGGAAAGGTTAATGCCGATAGTTTGAAGCAGGCGATTATTAACAATCCATTGATAGGCAGGATATATAAGGTATTTAAAGAGCAGTGA
- a CDS encoding S41 family peptidase yields the protein MKKLSLSLTVFFSFVIFSASSAFGIDPKDTRMLTQPAISADHIAFIYAEDLWVANPDGSEPRRLTVDEGIESSPAFSPDGKLIAFSAQYDGNTDVYIIPVEGGVPKRLTWHPSADLVRGFSPDGKSVLFASQRNTFTNRYAQLFSVSITGGPAKQLEIPNAFYANYSPDGKYMTYTPVPDAFKQWKHYRGGTITRIWLFSFADKSIVEIPKPEGGCNDTQPVWMGDKVYFRSDRNGEFNLFSYDVATKQVKQLTEFKDFPVLNIAAGDGKVLLEQAGYLHIFDPASASAKKLTIGIAADLLELRPRFAKGAKYIRSSQISPSGARAVFDFRGDIVTVPAEKGDVRNITNTTAVHEKTPSWSPDGKFIAYFSDASGEYKLDIQSQDGKGDVKSYKLGGAGFYASPKWSPDSKKIAYVDNSRSLYLLDIASGIVKKIDSDDLYTPGTFRDIFGDWSSDSKWIAYTKITATQFKKVLLYSVDEQKSYALTDGLSDASEPIFSRNSKYLYFFASTDAGPVINWFDQSNDDIRSTSSIYLVTLQNQTVSPLARESDEEKADTKKDDKAEVKSDNKSEKKASITSSGFKIDWDGIQNRIVDVPVKPGNYGQLSAGNDDNIFYIDYDDNGSGKLHSYSFKKREDSEIMPMDGYDLSADGKKMLYRHHGSWGMVNAGDKNGKGLNIDAIQVKVDPVAEWPEIFDEAWRINRDYFYDPGMHGNDWLAVKKKYAVFLPDLSCRDDLNTVIQWMCSELVVGHQRLTDLGDKLYHPETIKGGLLGADYSITNNRYRIQKIYGGLNWNPNLRSPLTEPGVNVKVGDYLLAVNGKDVVGTQDIYQYFENTADKITEITVGPNADYNGSRVVKVLPVDNEYELRNRDWVEGNLQKVTEATKGQVAYVYVPNTANEGHDYFKRYFYPQANRKAIIVDERFNGGGQLADYYINLLQNPYQAHWHMRYGQDLKSPSASIQGPKVMLINESAGSGGDMLPWMFRKFKVGTLVGTRTWGGLVGILGFPEFIDGGGVTAPNVGIWTKDGFVVENVGVAPDIEVVQTPAEIIKGNDPQLQKAIEVALKELEKNPQVEPTRPPFPVKAQK from the coding sequence ATGAAAAAACTCAGCCTTTCTCTTACCGTATTTTTTTCTTTCGTTATTTTTAGTGCATCCTCAGCGTTTGGCATCGATCCGAAAGATACACGCATGCTTACGCAGCCGGCTATAAGTGCTGACCATATTGCCTTTATTTATGCCGAAGACCTTTGGGTGGCCAATCCTGATGGTTCAGAGCCGCGCAGGCTGACTGTCGATGAAGGTATCGAATCGAGTCCGGCGTTTTCACCCGACGGCAAGCTTATCGCTTTCAGCGCACAGTACGACGGTAACACCGATGTGTATATTATCCCGGTTGAAGGGGGCGTTCCCAAGCGGCTGACCTGGCACCCAAGCGCCGACCTGGTGCGGGGATTTAGTCCTGACGGTAAGTCGGTATTATTCGCTTCGCAACGCAATACGTTCACTAATCGCTACGCACAGCTATTCAGTGTTTCAATTACCGGCGGACCGGCAAAACAGCTTGAAATACCTAACGCGTTTTATGCCAACTATTCGCCCGATGGAAAGTACATGACATATACACCCGTTCCGGATGCTTTTAAGCAATGGAAACACTACCGCGGCGGTACCATTACCCGGATTTGGCTTTTCTCATTTGCCGACAAATCCATTGTCGAAATACCCAAACCCGAAGGCGGCTGTAACGACACACAGCCCGTTTGGATGGGAGATAAAGTTTATTTCAGGAGCGACCGGAACGGCGAGTTCAATTTGTTTTCTTATGACGTCGCAACCAAGCAGGTAAAACAATTGACGGAATTTAAAGACTTCCCGGTGCTTAATATAGCAGCCGGCGATGGAAAGGTTCTGCTGGAGCAGGCAGGTTACCTCCATATTTTCGATCCGGCATCAGCCTCGGCAAAAAAATTGACCATTGGTATTGCTGCCGACCTACTGGAATTGCGACCGAGATTTGCAAAGGGCGCGAAATATATCCGGAGTTCACAGATATCACCTTCGGGAGCAAGGGCGGTGTTTGATTTTAGGGGCGATATCGTAACTGTCCCGGCCGAAAAGGGCGATGTCCGCAACATCACCAATACAACAGCCGTGCACGAAAAGACACCATCATGGTCGCCCGATGGAAAATTCATCGCTTATTTTTCAGACGCATCGGGCGAATACAAGCTGGATATTCAGTCGCAGGACGGTAAGGGCGATGTTAAGTCGTATAAATTAGGTGGCGCGGGATTTTACGCCAGCCCGAAATGGTCGCCTGACAGTAAGAAGATAGCTTATGTTGATAATAGCCGCAGCCTTTACCTGCTCGATATTGCTTCGGGAATCGTCAAAAAGATAGATTCTGACGACTTATACACGCCTGGTACGTTCCGCGATATTTTTGGCGACTGGTCGTCTGATTCCAAATGGATAGCGTACACAAAAATAACGGCTACCCAATTTAAAAAGGTACTTCTTTATTCTGTGGACGAACAAAAATCTTACGCACTCACGGATGGGCTAAGTGATGCATCCGAACCCATTTTTTCGCGCAATAGCAAATACCTCTATTTCTTTGCCTCGACCGACGCCGGGCCGGTGATCAACTGGTTCGACCAGTCGAACGACGATATCCGGTCGACCAGTTCTATTTATCTGGTTACGCTGCAAAACCAAACCGTGTCGCCGCTGGCCAGGGAAAGCGATGAGGAAAAGGCAGATACAAAGAAAGATGATAAGGCTGAAGTCAAATCTGATAATAAATCGGAAAAGAAGGCCTCGATAACGTCATCTGGTTTTAAAATAGATTGGGACGGCATCCAGAACCGTATTGTGGATGTGCCGGTAAAACCGGGGAATTACGGCCAGTTAAGTGCAGGAAACGACGACAATATTTTTTACATAGATTATGATGATAACGGCTCAGGAAAACTGCATAGCTATAGCTTTAAAAAACGCGAGGATTCCGAAATAATGCCGATGGATGGGTATGACCTGTCTGCCGACGGCAAAAAGATGTTGTACAGGCATCACGGAAGCTGGGGCATGGTTAATGCGGGCGACAAGAATGGGAAAGGGCTGAATATCGACGCCATCCAGGTGAAGGTTGACCCGGTTGCCGAATGGCCCGAGATATTTGACGAGGCATGGCGCATTAATCGCGATTATTTTTATGATCCGGGTATGCATGGCAACGACTGGCTGGCGGTAAAAAAGAAGTATGCTGTTTTTCTGCCCGATCTTTCATGCCGCGACGACCTGAATACAGTGATACAATGGATGTGCAGCGAGCTGGTTGTGGGGCACCAGCGCCTTACCGATCTAGGCGATAAGCTTTATCATCCCGAAACGATCAAAGGTGGATTGCTTGGCGCCGATTACAGCATCACAAATAACAGGTATCGTATTCAGAAAATATATGGCGGGCTAAACTGGAACCCCAACCTCCGTTCGCCCCTAACCGAGCCCGGTGTCAACGTTAAGGTGGGCGATTACCTGCTGGCAGTAAATGGTAAAGATGTGGTGGGTACGCAGGACATTTATCAATATTTTGAGAATACCGCCGATAAGATAACCGAGATAACGGTTGGCCCTAACGCGGATTATAACGGATCGCGCGTGGTGAAAGTGCTGCCGGTGGATAACGAATATGAACTGCGCAACCGCGACTGGGTGGAAGGTAACCTGCAAAAAGTAACCGAGGCAACTAAAGGGCAGGTGGCCTATGTATATGTGCCCAACACAGCAAACGAAGGCCACGACTACTTTAAACGTTATTTTTACCCGCAGGCAAACCGCAAGGCAATTATTGTGGATGAACGCTTTAATGGTGGCGGGCAGCTGGCCGACTATTATATTAATTTATTGCAAAACCCTTACCAGGCCCATTGGCACATGCGTTACGGGCAGGACCTTAAATCGCCAAGTGCATCGATACAGGGGCCGAAGGTAATGCTGATCAACGAGTCGGCGGGCTCGGGCGGCGACATGCTGCCATGGATGTTCCGCAAATTTAAAGTAGGTACACTGGTGGGAACACGCACCTGGGGCGGGTTGGTAGGTATCCTGGGCTTTCCCGAATTTATTGACGGCGGTGGTGTTACCGCGCCAAACGTAGGTATATGGACTAAGGATGGTTTCGTAGTGGAAAACGTAGGCGTGGCACCGGATATTGAAGTGGTACAAACCCCTGCCGAGATCATCAAAGGCAACGATCCGCAACTACAGAAAGCTATTGAAGTTGCTTTGAAAGAGCTGGAGAAAAATCCGCAGGTGGAACCAACAAGGCCGCCGTTCCCGGTGAAGGCGCAAAAATAA
- a CDS encoding GNAT family N-acetyltransferase yields the protein MEQIFIRKARLSDMDALLQFEQGVITAERPFDATLKNGLIHYYDLHQLLTAQHIRLLVAQCGDELIGSGYARIETAKPYLQHQRYAYLGFMYVLPAYRGKGVNKMIIDALKEWSGAQGITELRLELYNENEPAIKAYEKAGFSRHMIEMRMGL from the coding sequence ATGGAACAAATATTTATACGAAAAGCCCGCCTGTCTGATATGGATGCCCTGCTGCAGTTTGAGCAGGGAGTTATCACCGCCGAACGCCCGTTCGACGCAACACTGAAAAACGGACTGATACATTATTACGATCTGCACCAATTGTTAACCGCGCAGCATATCCGCCTGCTCGTGGCGCAGTGCGGCGACGAACTTATTGGGTCGGGATATGCCCGAATAGAAACTGCAAAACCTTACCTGCAGCACCAGCGATATGCCTATCTCGGGTTTATGTATGTATTACCGGCATACCGCGGCAAAGGCGTTAATAAGATGATCATTGATGCTCTTAAGGAATGGTCGGGAGCGCAGGGAATAACTGAATTGCGTCTGGAATTATATAACGAAAATGAGCCTGCTATTAAAGCCTACGAAAAGGCAGGTTTCAGCAGGCATATGATCGAAATGAGAATGGGGCTGTAG